Proteins found in one Salmo salar chromosome ssa26, Ssal_v3.1, whole genome shotgun sequence genomic segment:
- the LOC106593129 gene encoding E3 ubiquitin-protein ligase RNF128-like, which yields MAKQTEMFVLFFVCLSGLVQSTTAMIFWTAYVGVHFYDSSTSQTETRFCECGVYGRSSPLESAAGMVVLPASDPQGCSLDPYPSNHNTTTQGSWIALVKRGNCTFSEKIKAAWARGAAAVVVYNLDGTGNSSDYMTHNDTTGTVAIMIGNLQGVEIANIVRSGVAVSMVIEVGKAHGPWIDTYWLYFLSIAFFIVTGASIVYFGFVSAHRLHSLRVIRLTDKRLRNQAKKAIGRLEVRTLKRGDEETKLDSHTCAVCIESYRPGDVVTVLTCGHLFHKACIEPWLLDKRTCPMCKADILKALGVEGPGEEESSSSSVPPPDVPIVTVSGGSDRELLYEVPLNDKHLPTPTLTPQPPTEAWQPHHYDNMAFQRETHPQGNVATRG from the coding sequence ATGGCTAAACagacagagatgtttgtcctgttcttcgtctgtctgtctgggctggtCCAGTCTACGACAGCGATGATATTCTGGACAGCGTACGTGGGGGTACATTTCTACGACAGCAGCACTAGCCAGACAGAGACCAGGTTCTGTGAGTGTGGGGTGTACGGGCGTTCCTCCCCTCTGGAGAGCGCTGCCGGGATGGTGGTCCTCCCTGCCTCAGACCCCCAGGGCTGCAGCCTGGACCCCTACCCCTccaaccacaacaccaccacccagggGTCCTGGATCGCTCTGGTCAAGAGGGGAAACTGTACCTTCAGTGAGAAGATCAAGGCAGCGTGGGCCAGGGGGGCGGCGGCCGTAGTGGTCTATAACCTGGATGGAACCGGTAACAGCTCAGATTACATGACGCACAACGACACCACTGGCACCGTGGCCATCATGATCGGTAACCTCCAGGGGGTAGAGATCGCCAACATTGTGCGGAGTGGTGTGGCCGTCTCCATGGTGATCGAGGTGGGCAAAGCCCATGGGCCCTGGATAGACACCTATTGGCTCTACTTCCTGTCTATTGCCTTCTTCATTGTGACGGGCGCCTCCATTGTCTACTTCGGATTTGTCTCCGCCCACCGACTGCACAGTCTCAGGGTGATCCGTCTCACCGATAAGCGGCTGAGGAATCAGGCCAAGAAAGCGATTGGTCGGCTGGAGGTGCGTACGCTGAAGCGCGGGGACGAGGAGACGAAGTTGGACAGCCACACCTGTGCCGTGTGTATCGAGTCATACCGCCCAGGAGATGTAGTGACCGTCCTGACCTGTGGTCATCTGTTTCACAAGGCCTGTATCGAGCCCTGGCTGCTGGACAAGAGGACCTGCCCCATGTGTAAGGCTGACATCCTGAAGGCCTTAGGAGTGGAGGGGcctggggaggaggagagcagcAGTTCCTCTGTCCCACCACCAGATGTCCCTATCGTCACAGTGTCTGGAGGATCAGATAGAGAGCTGCTGTATGAGGTCCCTCTCAATGACAAACACCTTCCGACCCCCACCCTGACTCCTCAACCCCCCACCGAGGCCTGGCAACCACATCACTATGACAATATGGCCTTCCAGCGAGAGACACACCCTCAGGGGAACGTGGCCACCAGAGGATaa